A genomic window from Salvia hispanica cultivar TCC Black 2014 chromosome 5, UniMelb_Shisp_WGS_1.0, whole genome shotgun sequence includes:
- the LOC125188278 gene encoding glutathione S-transferase T3-like, producing MTLPDWPIGGGSGSGRISLRLGINAEEEEEEADAEVVGDGGRHPYSQAETLALYDAWISVSYDPVVGNQQTHKCFWLKVTEVYNTRRPTNTVPRNVKMLRSHWDRSDRDVKKFCAIYRGEEANYQSGASGADILRAALRVFKDDVGKDFKLVDVWSQVHHLERWAGGVESGSKRTKRTARGHYSSSDGGEGNTSREGTPTDDAGGLLPVHDVGRKGPRRRRRLEPGGEREREGWAAADQAGRARAPARARARTP from the exons ATGac TTTGCCCGACTGGCCAATTGGTGGAGGCTCCGGCTCCGGCAGGATCAGCCTCAGGCTCGGCATCAatgccgaggaggaagaggaggaagcGGATGCAGAGGTTGTGGGAGACGGCGGCCGTCATCCATACAGCCAAGCCGAGACGTTGGCTCTGTACGACGCTTGGATCAGCGTCTCGTACGATCCTGtcgtcgggaatcaacaaacccaCAAGTGTTTTTGGCTAAAAGTCACCGAAGTTTACAACACAAGAAGGCCGACGAATACCGTTCCCCGcaacgtgaagatgctccgcaGTCATTGGGACCGAAGCGACAGagatgtcaaaaaattttgcGCGATATACAGGGGAGAAGAGGCGAATTATCAAAGCGGAGCCAGTGGAGCCGACATTCTGAGAGCGGCGTTGCGGGTCTTCAAAGACGACGTCGGCAAAGATTTCAAGCTTGTCGATGTTTGGTCGCAAGTCCACCACCTTGAAAGGTGGGCTGGCGGTGTCGAGTCGGGCTCGAAACGCACGAAGCGCACGGCGCGTGGCcactactcgtctagtgatggCGGCGAAGGCAACACCTCACGTGAGGGCACGCCAACCGATGATGCAGGGGGTCTTCTTCCGGTGCACGACGTCGGCCGCAAGGGACCAAGACGGCGAAGGCGGCTAGAGCCAGGGGGAGAGCGAGAGCGAGAGGGATGGGCCGCGGCGGACCAAGCCGGGCGTGCTCGGGCTCCGGCACGGGCACGGGCTCGCACaccctaa